The following are encoded together in the Zingiber officinale cultivar Zhangliang chromosome 8A, Zo_v1.1, whole genome shotgun sequence genome:
- the LOC122010730 gene encoding F-box/kelch-repeat protein At1g80440-like, whose amino-acid sequence MDAELIPGLPDDVALICLLRLPLHALAVARRVCKRWKQEITSPSFYHRRKAAGHAHPIVALVESNPSSRYKNLILFEPTTGVWNKLPTVLDWRVLKWCIFRQVAAVGHELVVIGGGGMRRSAPVHVYNLLTGVRRRGTTMPGPGRISFAFAASAEARMAYVAGGQNEHGKPLRSALAYDVAADAWVCLPDMTRPRRECRGIFVDGAFCVAGGKWRLDWTSEAFDVAEGRWTAKQGKFLGKALIDPLTVVAAEEGRVYSCGRNGVVDVCSDIDGGGCRRLGVFSQELYGFPAHVAAWNGGVMVMGTIRAGKTACILEEGKWRQVAFPAEFTTGCVQSLCSFQL is encoded by the coding sequence ATGGATGCAGAGTTAATACCAGGCTTGCCTGACGATGTTGCTCTCATATGCCTCCTCCGCCTCCCTTTGCATGCCTTGGCCGTAGCTCGACGTGTCTGTAAGCGATGGAAGCAAGAAATCACTTCGCCGTCTTTCTATCACCGCCGGAAGGCCGCAGGCCATGCTCACCCCATCGTTGCACTTGTTGAATCGAATCCTAGCAGTCGTTACAAGAACCTGATCTTGTTCGAGCCGACCACAGGTGTCTGGAATAAGCTGCCCACCGTCCTGGACTGGCGTGTCCTGAAATGGTGCATATTCCGGCAGGTGGCCGCCGTAGGGCACGAGTTGGTGGTGATAGGCGGCGGAGGCATGCGTCGCAGCGCTCCGGTCCACGTCTACAATTTGTTGACCGGCGTTCGGCGTCGGGGGACGACGATGCCGGGCCCCGGGAGGATCTCCTTCGCGTTCGCCGCCTCAGCGGAGGCACGGATGGCGTACGTGGCAGGGGGACAGAACGAGCACGGGAAGCCGCTGCGGTCGGCGCTGGCCTACGACGTGGCGGCGGACGCGTGGGTGTGTCTGCCGGACATGACGCGCCCTCGGAGGGAGTGCAGGGGAATCTTCGTCGACGGAGCGTTCTGCGTCGCCGGCGGCAAATGGAGGCTTGACTGGACCTCTGAGGCGTTCGACGTCGCGGAGGGGCGGTGGACGGCGAAGCAGGGGAAGTTTCTAGGGAAGGCACTGATCGATCCTCTGACGGTAGTGGCGGCGGAGGAGGGCAGGGTGTACAGCTGCGGTCGGAATGGGGTGGTGGATGTCTGCTCGGACATAGACGGCGGAGGGTGCCGAAGGCTGGGGGTGTTTTCCCAGGAGCTATATGGGTTTCCTGCACATGTGGCGGCGTGGAATGGCGGGGTGATGGTGATGGGAACCATTCGAGCAGGGAAAACGGCGTGCATTTTGGAGGAGGGGAAGTGGCGGCAGGTGGCGTTCCCGGCGGAGTTCACTACCGGCTGTGTCCAGTCCTTGTGCAGCTTCCAACTTTAG
- the LOC122010731 gene encoding F-box/kelch-repeat protein At1g80440-like: MEADLIPGLPADIALECLLRLPFHALAGARCVCKRWRQKITSPSFYGLRKAGGHARPLIALIQWNPSGGPGYKNLNLFEPTAGVWTRLPAVPDCSSYCQVAAVGHELVVIDGGRPPTGTVHVYNLLTGVRRRGATIPGPRRTAFAFAASAEARMAYVAGGKNEHGESLRSALAYDVAADAWVRLPDMALSRKECRGIFVNGAFCVAGGQEMYHWTSEVFDVAAGRWTAKHGMLLEESLINPFMGAAAAAESRLYRCGGKVEVDVCSGNSGEGVGGWRRLRVVPEKLNWLPAQVAAENGGVMVLGTSLARRIPCILEEGKWRQVVIPTEFAGLVRSLCGFQL; this comes from the coding sequence ATGGAGGCGGACTTGATACCAGGATTGCCCGCCGATATTGCTCTGGAATGCCTCCTCCGGCTCCCCTTCCATGCCTTGGCCGGCGCTCGGTGTGTTTGTAAGCGATGGAGGCAAAAAATCACTTCTCCGTCTTTCTACGGCCTCCGAAAAGCCGGCGGTCACGCTCGCCCTCTTATTGCACTCATTCAATGGAATCCTTCTGGAGGCCCTGGCTACAAGAACCTGAACTTGTTCGAGCCGACCGCGGGGGTATGGACCAGGCTGCCCGCCGTCCCTGACTGCTCTAGCTACTGCCAGGTGGCCGCCGTAGGGCACGAACTGGTAGTGATAGACGGTGGCAGGCCTCCCACCGGCACAGTCCACGTGTACAATTTGTTGACCGGCGTCCGGCGTCGAGGGGCGACTATACCGGGCCCACGGAGGACTGCCTTCGCGTTCGCCGCCTCAGCAGAGGCACGGATGGCGTACGTGGCCGGGGGAAAGAACGAGCACGGGGAGTCGCTGCGGTCGGCTCTGGCCTACGACGTGGCGGCGGACGCGTGGGTGCGGCTGCCGGACATGGCGCTCTCTCGGAAGGAATGCAGGGGGATCTTCGTAAACGGAGCGTTCTGCGTAGCCGGAGGCCAGGAGATGTACCACTGGACCTCTGAGGTGTTCGACGTCGCGGCGGGGCGATGGACGGCGAAGCATGGGATGCTTCTGGAGGAATCGTTGATCAATCCGTTTATgggagcggcggcggcggcggagagcAGGTTGTATAGGTGCGGCGGGAAAGTAGAAGTGGATGTCTGCTCGGGCAACAGCGGCGAAGGCGTGGGCGGGTGGAGGAGGCTGAGGGTGGTTCCAGAGAAGCTAAATTGGTTACCTGCACAAGTGGCGGCTGAGAACGGCGGGGTGATGGTGTTGGGAACCTCTCTGGCACGGCGAATTCCGTGCATTTTGGAGGAGGGGAAGTGGCGGCAGGTGGTGATTCCGACGGAGTTCGCCGGCCTTGTCCGGTCTTTGTGCGGCTTCCAACTTTAG